One window from the genome of Acuticoccus sp. I52.16.1 encodes:
- the msrA gene encoding peptide-methionine (S)-S-oxide reductase MsrA — protein sequence MQLFGKSLDIPSAADALPGRPDPIVTADRHAVNGEPLKGDWTGLGTVVFALGCFWGAERIFWRTAGVKVTAVGYVGGHTPNPTYREVCTGRTGHTEGVLVVYDPAVVSFETLVKLFFESHDPTQGMRQGNDVGTQYRSAIFTESAQERASAEAIKAAYAATLKAKGYGPITTEIGGAVPFYYAETEHQQYLHKVPNGYCGLGGTGVGCPVGTGAAA from the coding sequence ATGCAGCTATTCGGCAAGTCCCTCGACATCCCGTCCGCCGCGGACGCGCTCCCCGGCCGGCCCGACCCGATCGTCACCGCCGATCGCCACGCCGTGAACGGCGAGCCGCTGAAGGGCGACTGGACCGGCCTCGGGACCGTCGTCTTCGCACTCGGGTGCTTCTGGGGTGCGGAGCGGATCTTCTGGCGTACGGCGGGGGTGAAGGTCACCGCCGTCGGTTATGTCGGCGGGCATACCCCGAACCCGACCTACCGCGAGGTCTGCACCGGGCGCACCGGGCATACCGAGGGCGTGCTCGTGGTCTACGACCCGGCCGTCGTCTCGTTCGAGACCTTGGTCAAGCTCTTCTTCGAGAGCCATGATCCGACCCAGGGCATGCGCCAAGGCAACGACGTCGGCACGCAGTACCGCTCGGCGATCTTCACCGAGAGTGCGCAGGAGCGCGCCAGCGCCGAGGCGATCAAGGCGGCCTACGCCGCGACGCTGAAGGCCAAGGGCTACGGCCCGATCACCACCGAGATCGGCGGTGCGGTGCCGTTCTACTACGCCGAGACCGAGCACCAGCAGTACCTGCACAAGGTGCCGAACGGCTATTGCGGGCTCGGCGGCACGGGCGTCGGCTGTCCGGTCGGGACGGGCGCCGCGGCCTGA
- the mepA gene encoding penicillin-insensitive murein endopeptidase translates to MRRAGGRLIAALLTTLLATGAAARDGRGENTPRLTAETAAAGAVLADARRRKRAGTRAKVPPGKPRRKAREAAAPAGSAPAKARFGAVHGPTAPPTRAIGGYSRGCLAGAAQLAADGPHHSAMRLSRNRRWGHPETIAFVEDLAAAAAGGGLNGILVGDMSQPRGGPMPFGHASHQVGLDVDIWFAARPEAPLSPEARETMDFVTMLNAAGTAADPERFTPHIAALVREAASDPRVERVFVHPHIKKAMCDMSWPRRGFLRHIRPWYGHDSHFHVRLKCPAGSPACEPQSPPPKGTGCGTQLDYWYTPAPWTPDPKAKPKSPLTVERMPPACRELLAAPSHVSVPTPAPPGTTAPPAPEPMSAAPPGPATDGAALANRTPSATDGAAAAPDQAAAPVPTGQPTPVPPSPQ, encoded by the coding sequence GTGAGGCGCGCCGGCGGACGTCTGATCGCAGCGCTGCTGACGACGCTGCTCGCCACCGGCGCCGCCGCCCGCGACGGTAGAGGCGAGAATACGCCGCGCCTCACCGCCGAGACCGCTGCCGCGGGCGCCGTCCTCGCCGACGCGCGGCGCCGGAAGCGGGCCGGGACCCGGGCCAAGGTCCCGCCCGGCAAGCCCCGGCGCAAGGCGCGTGAGGCCGCGGCGCCGGCCGGGTCGGCGCCGGCGAAAGCCCGCTTCGGCGCAGTGCATGGGCCGACGGCGCCGCCGACCCGCGCCATCGGCGGCTACAGCCGCGGCTGCCTCGCCGGCGCCGCACAGCTCGCCGCCGACGGGCCGCATCACAGTGCGATGCGCCTGTCGCGCAACCGCCGCTGGGGTCATCCGGAGACCATCGCCTTCGTCGAGGACCTCGCCGCGGCGGCTGCCGGGGGCGGGCTCAACGGCATCCTGGTGGGCGACATGAGCCAGCCGCGCGGCGGGCCGATGCCGTTCGGCCACGCCAGCCATCAGGTGGGCCTCGACGTCGACATCTGGTTCGCCGCGCGGCCCGAGGCGCCGCTCTCGCCGGAGGCCCGCGAGACGATGGACTTCGTCACCATGCTGAACGCCGCCGGGACGGCCGCGGACCCCGAGCGGTTCACGCCGCACATCGCCGCGCTGGTGCGCGAGGCGGCGTCGGACCCGCGGGTGGAGCGGGTCTTCGTCCACCCGCACATCAAGAAGGCGATGTGCGACATGAGCTGGCCGCGGCGGGGCTTCCTGCGCCACATCCGCCCCTGGTACGGGCACGATTCGCATTTCCACGTGCGCCTGAAATGCCCCGCCGGCTCGCCCGCGTGCGAACCGCAGAGCCCGCCGCCGAAGGGCACCGGCTGCGGCACCCAGCTCGACTATTGGTACACGCCCGCACCCTGGACGCCGGACCCGAAGGCCAAGCCCAAGTCGCCCCTCACGGTGGAGCGGATGCCGCCCGCCTGCCGCGAGCTTCTGGCCGCGCCGTCCCACGTCTCCGTGCCGACCCCGGCGCCGCCCGGCACCACCGCGCCTCCGGCACCGGAGCCCATGAGCGCCGCCCCGCCGGGGCCCGCCACGGATGGCGCCGCCCTCGCGAACCGGACGCCCTCCGCGACGGACGGTGCCGCCGCCGCGCCCGATCAGGCCGCGGCGCCCGTCCCGACCGGACAGCCGACGCCCGTGCCGCCGAGCCCGCAATAG
- a CDS encoding PHB depolymerase family esterase produces MRHRSLAALLPLLLGLFALLALEPRPALACGPDSACTVGARTYRIALPEGDGPFGAIVYSHGYGATAEGVMNFAALREVADRLGVALIALDSASKGWLIRNAPRRGLDDDAIELAAFDAVLDDAAERFAIDSDRLLAAGFSGGGMMTWTLACRRGDRFFAFVPVAGTFWAPLPRDCPNPPVDLLHIHGTADTVVPLDGRAIADTRQGVVDEALVMFRAAAHHGAPMPIAVAAGLTCEQTTGDDETRIVECLHEGGHMVDAGWIEAGWRMFAGE; encoded by the coding sequence TTGCGTCACCGGTCTCTCGCGGCTCTGCTGCCGCTTCTGCTCGGCCTTTTCGCGCTGCTCGCACTGGAGCCTCGGCCCGCGCTGGCCTGCGGGCCGGACAGCGCCTGCACCGTCGGCGCGCGCACCTATCGCATCGCACTGCCCGAGGGGGACGGCCCCTTCGGCGCGATCGTCTACAGCCACGGTTACGGCGCGACGGCCGAGGGGGTGATGAACTTCGCCGCGCTGCGTGAGGTGGCGGACCGGCTGGGCGTCGCGCTGATCGCGCTCGACAGCGCGTCGAAGGGATGGCTGATCCGCAACGCTCCCCGCCGCGGGCTCGACGACGACGCGATCGAGCTCGCCGCCTTCGACGCCGTCCTGGACGACGCGGCGGAGCGCTTCGCCATCGACTCCGACCGGCTGCTCGCCGCGGGCTTCTCCGGCGGCGGCATGATGACGTGGACCCTCGCCTGCCGCCGCGGCGACCGCTTCTTCGCCTTCGTGCCGGTCGCCGGGACCTTCTGGGCGCCGCTCCCGCGGGACTGCCCGAACCCGCCGGTCGACCTCCTCCATATCCACGGGACGGCCGACACCGTGGTCCCCCTCGATGGCCGCGCCATCGCCGACACCCGTCAGGGCGTGGTGGACGAGGCGTTGGTGATGTTCCGCGCCGCGGCGCACCATGGCGCGCCCATGCCGATCGCGGTCGCCGCGGGGCTGACGTGCGAACAAACCACCGGCGACGACGAGACGCGCATCGTCGAATGCCTGCACGAGGGCGGCCACATGGTCGACGCCGGGTGGATCGAGGCGGGCTGGCGCATGTTCGCGGGCGAATAG
- a CDS encoding SDR family NAD(P)-dependent oxidoreductase, which yields MTDHHEAETGRSVALIVGAGPGFSASVARKLAARGTAVALASRTPQTALAEEIGGRAYSLDAGDAATTAALFAAVESDLGVPDFVMYNASARVRGLLTELDPAAVEAALKVMALGPFLVAREAAQRMVPRGGGRILLTGATASVKGMPTSASFAMGKFAMRGLAQAMAREMQPKGIHTLHVVIDGAIEKPGRAPPSQDAHLDPDAIADAALAALDQPRSAWSWEIELRPWVETF from the coding sequence ATGACGGATCACCACGAGGCGGAAACCGGGCGCAGCGTCGCCCTCATCGTCGGCGCGGGGCCGGGGTTCTCGGCGTCGGTCGCCCGCAAGCTGGCGGCGCGGGGGACTGCCGTCGCGCTCGCCTCGCGCACGCCGCAGACCGCGCTGGCCGAGGAGATCGGCGGCCGCGCCTACTCCCTCGACGCGGGCGACGCGGCGACCACGGCCGCGCTCTTCGCCGCCGTCGAGAGCGATCTCGGTGTGCCGGATTTCGTCATGTACAACGCCTCGGCGCGGGTCCGCGGGCTCCTCACCGAACTCGACCCCGCCGCGGTGGAGGCCGCGCTCAAGGTGATGGCCCTCGGCCCCTTCCTGGTGGCGCGGGAGGCGGCGCAGCGCATGGTCCCGCGCGGCGGCGGCCGGATCCTCCTCACCGGCGCCACCGCCAGCGTGAAGGGAATGCCCACCTCGGCGTCCTTCGCGATGGGCAAGTTCGCCATGCGCGGCCTCGCCCAGGCGATGGCGCGCGAGATGCAGCCCAAGGGCATCCACACCCTGCACGTCGTGATCGACGGCGCGATCGAGAAGCCGGGCCGCGCGCCGCCGTCGCAGGACGCGCACCTCGACCCCGACGCGATCGCCGACGCCGCCCTCGCCGCGCTCGATCAGCCGCGGAGCGCGTGGAGCTGGGAGATCGAGCTGCGTCCCTGGGTCGAGACCTTCTGA
- a CDS encoding methyltransferase produces MDRIAFIRANTAVSAATHVPEVRLHLADEALPLWHKTEEKLGEEGLPPPFWAFAWAGGQALARYLIDNPALVAGRRVLDIGAGGGLVAIAAARSGAHSVRANEIDAFALDAIGLNAALNEVAVEIVAGDLLGGTAEADVVLAGDIFYERPLAERALAFLHRAKADGADVLIGDPKRTYLPVDALRIAATYEVAVPRALEDSDVKLTRVWRLA; encoded by the coding sequence ATGGATCGGATTGCTTTCATTCGCGCCAACACGGCGGTGAGTGCGGCCACGCACGTGCCCGAGGTGCGCCTGCACCTCGCCGACGAGGCGCTGCCGTTGTGGCACAAGACCGAGGAGAAGCTCGGCGAGGAGGGCTTGCCGCCGCCCTTCTGGGCCTTCGCCTGGGCCGGCGGGCAGGCGCTGGCGCGCTACCTGATCGACAATCCGGCCCTGGTCGCCGGCCGGCGCGTGCTCGACATCGGCGCGGGCGGGGGGTTGGTGGCGATCGCCGCGGCGCGATCCGGAGCGCACAGCGTCCGCGCCAACGAGATCGACGCCTTCGCGCTGGACGCGATCGGCCTCAACGCGGCGCTGAACGAGGTTGCGGTCGAGATCGTCGCGGGTGACCTCCTGGGCGGCACGGCCGAGGCCGACGTGGTCCTGGCGGGCGACATCTTCTACGAGCGCCCGCTCGCCGAACGCGCCCTCGCCTTCCTGCACCGCGCCAAGGCGGACGGCGCGGACGTCCTCATCGGCGATCCGAAGCGGACCTACCTGCCGGTCGACGCGTTGCGGATCGCGGCGACCTACGAGGTCGCCGTTCCCCGGGCGCTGGAGGATTCGGACGTCAAGCTGACCCGCGTCTGGCGCCTGGCCTGA
- a CDS encoding EVE domain-containing protein, whose product MRYWLFKSEPGTWSWDDQVAAGQTGTEWDGVRNYMARNQMREMKKGDKGFFYHSVNAKEIVGTVKVVKTAHPDSTDASGTWECVDIAADNPLQRPVTLAEVKEEPALAEMALIKNSRLSVQPVTEEEWAAILEMAGR is encoded by the coding sequence ATGCGCTATTGGCTGTTCAAGTCCGAGCCGGGGACATGGAGTTGGGACGACCAGGTCGCCGCGGGGCAGACCGGCACGGAGTGGGACGGCGTGCGCAACTACATGGCGCGCAACCAGATGCGTGAGATGAAGAAGGGCGACAAAGGCTTCTTCTACCACTCGGTGAACGCCAAGGAGATCGTCGGCACGGTCAAGGTGGTGAAGACCGCCCACCCCGATTCGACCGACGCGAGCGGTACCTGGGAATGCGTCGACATCGCCGCCGACAACCCGCTCCAACGGCCGGTAACGCTGGCCGAAGTGAAAGAGGAGCCGGCGCTGGCGGAGATGGCGCTGATCAAGAACTCCCGCCTCTCGGTGCAGCCCGTCACCGAGGAAGAGTGGGCGGCGATCCTGGAGATGGCCGGGCGCTGA
- a CDS encoding P-II family nitrogen regulator has protein sequence MKIVMAIIKPFKLDEVRDALSSIGVAGLTVTEVKGYGRQKGHTEVYRGTEYAVSFLPKLKIEVAVPEEMTPRVIEAIQTSAKTGQIGDGKIFVYTLDNAVRVRTGEVDSEAL, from the coding sequence ATGAAAATTGTGATGGCGATCATCAAGCCGTTCAAGTTGGATGAGGTGCGTGATGCACTGTCATCCATCGGCGTCGCCGGGCTGACGGTGACTGAAGTGAAGGGCTACGGGAGGCAGAAGGGTCATACCGAAGTCTACCGTGGTACCGAGTATGCCGTGAGCTTCCTGCCGAAGCTCAAGATCGAAGTCGCCGTCCCGGAGGAGATGACGCCGCGCGTCATCGAAGCCATCCAGACAAGCGCCAAGACCGGCCAGATCGGCGACGGCAAGATCTTCGTCTACACGCTCGACAACGCGGTTCGCGTGCGCACGGGCGAAGTGGACTCCGAAGCCCTCTAA
- a CDS encoding ammonium transporter, protein MLLKIAGAGLALALSATTVWAKADTTMQPLAEPAPILLAQADSTTTTTTPAETTTESTTESVGEAVGQAAETVADEAEKAVDAVAQAIPTDGEEGSPKEPTAASQDAAPAAAAPAESSDVPYIFNTLLFLMAGFLVMFMAAGFAMLEAGLVRSKNAAMQCLKNLALYAIAGIMFWLIGYNLMYEGVDTANNIQALANYMGTFSVKTFPAPDADTGDYSAYSDWFFQMVFCATTCSIVSGTVAERMRLWPFLIFCVFLTGILYPITGSWEWGTGWLDQMGFSDFAGSTLVHSVGGWAALAGALVVGARAGKFGANGVIHPMPGSSIPLATLGTFILWLGWFGFNGGSQLALGTQVDASSVAKIFVNTNTAAAAGVIVTIFLTQIFYRKVDVTMAMNGALAGLVSITAEPLAPSMASAALIGGIGGLIVVIFVPLLDKMRIDDVVGAIPVHLVAGIWGTMIVPFSYAGAEGDPTYYVQFIGVVSIGALAFFSSLIVWLVLAAVIGLRATPEEEAVGLDSSEVGVLAYPEFGSGRA, encoded by the coding sequence ATGCTCCTGAAGATCGCCGGAGCGGGCCTCGCGCTCGCGCTCTCGGCGACGACCGTGTGGGCGAAGGCCGACACGACGATGCAGCCCCTCGCGGAGCCTGCGCCGATTCTGCTGGCGCAAGCCGACAGCACGACCACGACCACGACGCCGGCCGAAACCACCACCGAATCGACGACCGAATCGGTCGGCGAGGCGGTCGGTCAGGCCGCCGAGACCGTTGCCGACGAGGCCGAGAAGGCCGTCGACGCGGTGGCCCAGGCCATCCCGACGGACGGTGAGGAGGGCAGCCCGAAAGAGCCGACCGCCGCCAGCCAGGACGCCGCTCCGGCTGCCGCCGCGCCGGCCGAGTCGTCCGACGTGCCCTATATCTTCAACACCCTCCTGTTCCTCATGGCCGGTTTCCTGGTCATGTTCATGGCCGCGGGCTTCGCCATGCTCGAGGCCGGCCTCGTCCGTTCCAAGAACGCGGCGATGCAGTGCCTGAAGAACCTCGCGCTCTACGCCATCGCCGGCATCATGTTCTGGCTCATCGGCTACAACCTCATGTACGAGGGGGTCGACACCGCCAACAACATCCAGGCGCTCGCCAACTACATGGGCACGTTCTCCGTGAAGACGTTCCCGGCGCCGGATGCCGACACGGGTGACTACTCCGCCTATTCCGACTGGTTCTTCCAGATGGTGTTCTGCGCCACGACCTGCTCGATCGTGTCGGGCACCGTCGCCGAGCGCATGCGTCTCTGGCCGTTCCTGATCTTCTGCGTCTTCCTGACCGGCATCCTCTACCCGATCACCGGGTCCTGGGAGTGGGGCACGGGCTGGCTCGACCAGATGGGCTTCTCCGACTTCGCCGGCTCCACGCTGGTGCACTCGGTCGGCGGCTGGGCCGCTCTCGCCGGCGCTCTCGTCGTCGGTGCGCGTGCCGGTAAGTTCGGCGCCAACGGCGTGATCCACCCGATGCCGGGCTCGTCGATCCCGCTCGCCACACTGGGTACCTTCATCCTGTGGCTGGGCTGGTTCGGCTTCAACGGCGGCTCGCAGCTCGCGCTGGGCACGCAGGTCGACGCCTCCTCCGTGGCCAAGATCTTCGTGAACACCAACACGGCGGCCGCCGCAGGCGTGATCGTGACGATCTTCCTGACGCAGATCTTCTACCGCAAGGTGGACGTCACGATGGCCATGAACGGCGCTCTCGCCGGTCTGGTCTCGATCACCGCGGAGCCGCTCGCTCCGTCGATGGCCTCGGCCGCCCTCATCGGCGGTATCGGTGGCCTGATCGTGGTGATCTTCGTGCCGCTGCTCGACAAGATGCGCATCGACGACGTGGTCGGCGCCATCCCGGTCCACCTGGTCGCCGGTATCTGGGGCACCATGATCGTGCCGTTCTCCTACGCCGGTGCCGAGGGTGATCCGACCTACTACGTCCAGTTCATCGGCGTGGTGTCGATCGGCGCGCTGGCGTTCTTCTCGAGCCTGATCGTCTGGCTGGTCCTGGCCGCGGTCATCGGTCTGCGCGCAACGCCGGAGGAAGAAGCCGTCGGCCTCGACTCCAGCGAAGTCGGCGTGCTCGCCTATCCCGAGTTCGGGTCGGGCCGCGCCTAA
- a CDS encoding WecB/TagA/CpsF family glycosyltransferase yields MGNPFLRRAYAGYLIARGLSNVTRTPRAIDTAPAMPRTPPPTAAAPPRKAEAAPLPPMAKTRLFGIDVCVISYDEAIARIIAWSKTVPARTVVTTNLDHVMKLKKDPVFRRCYDEADMVTADGMPFVWLAKHEGVPLKDRVTGSDLIEPLMAAAAREGRSVFLFGSTMERLHGAAKILKARHPRLEFRGAYAPPFGFERDPELHAELLSMIRTARPDIILVALGAPKQEIWANGMADAVRHGVFVSIGGGLDFISGDIKRAPDIMRRTGTEWLWRALTEPARLGPRYAKIVAALPGLYRAHKRDREEHEAADRRRAMAVLSDERFRAVRESARETDSAAAAAEATDTFPPERTPQHPPR; encoded by the coding sequence ATGGGAAATCCGTTCCTGAGACGTGCCTATGCCGGCTACCTCATCGCCCGCGGTCTCTCCAACGTGACCCGAACCCCCCGCGCGATCGACACGGCCCCCGCCATGCCGCGGACGCCCCCGCCCACCGCCGCCGCGCCGCCCCGCAAGGCCGAGGCTGCGCCGCTGCCCCCCATGGCCAAGACGCGCCTCTTCGGCATCGATGTGTGCGTGATCTCCTACGACGAGGCGATCGCGCGCATCATCGCCTGGTCGAAGACCGTGCCGGCCCGCACCGTCGTCACCACCAATCTCGACCACGTCATGAAGCTGAAGAAGGACCCCGTCTTCCGCCGCTGCTACGACGAGGCGGACATGGTCACCGCCGACGGCATGCCTTTCGTCTGGCTGGCCAAGCACGAGGGCGTGCCGCTGAAGGACCGCGTGACGGGCTCGGACCTGATCGAGCCGCTGATGGCGGCGGCCGCGCGCGAGGGACGCTCGGTGTTCCTGTTCGGATCGACGATGGAGCGCCTGCACGGGGCGGCGAAGATCCTCAAGGCACGGCACCCGCGGCTCGAATTCCGCGGTGCCTATGCGCCGCCTTTCGGCTTCGAGCGCGACCCCGAGCTGCACGCCGAACTGCTGTCGATGATCCGCACCGCGCGGCCCGACATCATCCTCGTCGCCCTCGGTGCGCCGAAGCAGGAGATCTGGGCGAACGGGATGGCGGACGCGGTGCGGCACGGCGTGTTCGTGTCGATCGGCGGCGGGCTCGATTTCATCTCCGGCGACATCAAGCGCGCGCCGGACATCATGCGCCGCACGGGAACCGAGTGGCTGTGGCGCGCACTGACCGAGCCCGCCCGCCTCGGCCCGCGCTATGCCAAGATCGTCGCCGCGCTTCCCGGCCTCTACCGCGCCCACAAGCGCGACCGGGAGGAGCACGAGGCGGCCGACCGCCGCCGCGCCATGGCCGTCCTGTCCGACGAACGGTTTCGCGCCGTGCGCGAGAGCGCCCGCGAGACCGACAGCGCCGCGGCCGCCGCCGAGGCGACCGATACCTTTCCCCCCGAACGGACGCCCCAGCACCCGCCACGCTGA
- a CDS encoding SDR family NAD(P)-dependent oxidoreductase: protein MTRLALVTGAARGIGRAIAERLAADGMSVVAADRDLPATGDGLTPLALDVTDRAAVGAALAGIGRPVDVLVNNAGVYSDRPFMDLTEADFEAMLSVNLLGVFIVSQEVLRTMPDGGRIVTVASRAYLGARNMGHYGASKAAVVALTRTMAIEFASRDIAVNAIAPGLVDTPILDGLSAERRADLARLQPTGRLGRPQDIAAAAAYLAAPDTGFVTGQVMIVDGGKSLGGVWM, encoded by the coding sequence ATGACACGTCTCGCCCTCGTGACCGGTGCCGCCCGAGGGATCGGGCGGGCCATCGCCGAGCGGCTGGCGGCGGACGGCATGTCCGTCGTCGCCGCCGACCGGGACCTGCCGGCGACGGGCGACGGGCTGACGCCGCTGGCCCTCGACGTGACCGACCGCGCCGCGGTCGGCGCCGCGCTCGCCGGTATCGGCCGGCCGGTGGACGTCCTCGTCAACAACGCGGGCGTCTACTCCGACCGACCGTTCATGGACCTCACCGAGGCGGACTTCGAGGCTATGCTCTCGGTCAATCTGCTGGGCGTGTTCATCGTCTCGCAGGAGGTGCTGCGGACGATGCCGGACGGCGGGCGCATCGTCACCGTTGCCTCGCGGGCCTACCTGGGCGCGCGCAACATGGGGCATTACGGGGCCTCAAAGGCCGCGGTGGTGGCGCTCACACGCACCATGGCGATCGAGTTCGCCTCGCGCGACATCGCCGTCAACGCGATCGCCCCCGGCCTGGTCGACACTCCGATCCTCGACGGCCTCAGCGCCGAACGCAGGGCCGATCTCGCCCGGCTCCAGCCGACAGGCCGCCTCGGCCGGCCGCAGGACATCGCCGCGGCGGCCGCCTACCTCGCCGCGCCCGACACCGGGTTCGTCACGGGCCAGGTGATGATCGTCGACGGCGGCAAGTCGCTCGGCGGCGTCTGGATGTAG
- a CDS encoding ABC transporter substrate-binding protein produces the protein MTTRILGLAALALALAAAPATAQDQVKLGILNDQSSLYSDLTGSGSVTAARFAVEDFGGEVLGKPIEIVTADHQNKPDIGSTISRRWIDEDGVTAIVDVPASSVAFAVQEVTRDTGIPFLISGAASSGLTGEACSPTTVHWTYDTYALAAGAARGVVQDGGKKWFFITQDNQFGHALEADISRFVEDAGGEVVGSIRHPLQTNDFSAFLLQAQAAGPDVVALANAGSDFTNALKQAAEFQLAQSGIRMVGTSVTINDIHALGPKTAQGLQFAAPFYWDMTDETRAFSERFQEVEGKMPNHIHAGVYGAVKHYLEAVQKAGTTDGPTVVAQMKAMPIEDFFTKDGSIRADGRVLREFYLMSVKTPEESTSDWDLVNILSTIAPEDAALPLSQSKCPLVSEKS, from the coding sequence ATGACGACACGCATCCTCGGCCTCGCGGCCCTGGCGCTCGCCCTCGCCGCGGCGCCCGCGACCGCACAAGATCAGGTCAAGCTCGGCATCCTCAACGACCAGTCTTCGCTCTACTCCGACCTCACCGGATCGGGGTCGGTCACCGCCGCCCGGTTCGCGGTGGAGGACTTCGGCGGCGAGGTGCTCGGCAAGCCGATCGAGATCGTCACCGCCGACCACCAGAACAAGCCCGACATCGGCTCGACGATCTCGCGCCGATGGATCGACGAAGACGGCGTGACGGCGATCGTCGACGTGCCGGCATCGTCCGTCGCGTTCGCGGTGCAGGAGGTCACGCGCGACACCGGCATTCCCTTCCTGATCTCGGGCGCCGCGTCCTCCGGCCTCACCGGCGAGGCCTGCTCGCCGACCACCGTCCACTGGACCTACGACACCTACGCGCTGGCCGCCGGCGCGGCGCGCGGCGTGGTGCAGGACGGGGGCAAGAAGTGGTTCTTCATCACCCAGGACAACCAGTTCGGTCACGCGCTGGAGGCCGACATCAGCCGCTTCGTCGAGGACGCGGGCGGTGAGGTCGTCGGCAGCATCCGCCATCCGTTGCAGACGAACGACTTCTCGGCCTTCCTCCTCCAGGCGCAGGCGGCCGGCCCCGACGTGGTCGCGCTCGCCAATGCGGGCAGCGACTTCACCAATGCGCTGAAGCAGGCGGCCGAGTTCCAGCTCGCCCAGTCCGGCATCCGCATGGTCGGCACCAGCGTGACCATCAACGACATCCACGCGCTCGGGCCCAAGACGGCCCAGGGGCTCCAGTTCGCCGCCCCCTTCTACTGGGACATGACGGACGAGACCCGCGCCTTCTCCGAGCGCTTCCAGGAGGTGGAGGGCAAGATGCCGAACCACATCCATGCCGGCGTCTACGGTGCCGTGAAGCACTACCTGGAGGCCGTCCAGAAGGCCGGAACGACCGACGGGCCGACGGTCGTCGCGCAGATGAAGGCCATGCCCATCGAGGATTTTTTCACCAAGGACGGATCGATCCGCGCCGATGGGCGGGTGCTGCGCGAGTTCTACCTCATGAGCGTCAAGACGCCGGAGGAATCGACGAGCGATTGGGACCTCGTGAACATCCTCTCGACCATCGCGCCGGAGGACGCCGCGCTGCCGCTGTCGCAGAGCAAGTGCCCCCTCGTCAGCGAGAAGAGCTGA